The DNA window GGGCGATACGGGAATAGGAGGAGAGCTCCTCCGTCCCGAACGTCCAATCCGTGAGCACCAGTTCCATTCCCTCTCCGCCGGATTCGATGTCCCCGATCCTGGAGAAAGAAAAATCATCCTTCGAGATCTCACGAGGCACGAAACGATCCCCATTCGGCGAAGAGAGAGGCGCATTGAAGACCGGATGTTCCCTGGCCAGCCAATCCCACAGGTTTTTCAGGAGGGTTCCGTGATTTTGCCCCGAGAGGGCCGAATACAGTTCATCCAGCGCCTCATGGGCCGCCTTGGGATCCCCGCCGGGAATGTGATCCTCGAACGTTCTGGGCGGATGGCTTCCCCCACTGATCCGTGAAATGGGTGTGCCCCCCCGGTGGATGGGCCGGGCCTCCTGAGGTCTGCCTTCCTGGTTCACAAAGCTGGACGATGTGCGCTCAAAAAGGGAGGTCGTCGGCAGGAACACGTCGGCCGTCCCGGCGGAGCGAGAAGGGATATAGTCGAGGACGATGAGACATTCCACTTTCTTCATCGCCTGTTCGAGTCGTCCGCGATCGGGGTAGAGCCGGAAAGGATCCTGTTCTACTAGGACCAAGGCTTTGACTTTGCCCGTTTCCAGCGTATCGGTCACCGCGCTTTGATCCTGCGCCGAAGACAATAGGGCGGCCCCAAAGGCGTTGGGACCGGGCAAGAGGTAGAAGAGTCCGGTTCTCTCCGTGACTTGATGAAAAAGATAGGCAAGGTCGGCAGCCAGTACAGGTGTGAGTTCTCTGACAATGTCCGTGCCGCACACGATCACGGGCCTTTTGCTGGTCCCGAGTTTTTCGGCGACTTCCTCGATGCGGGCTTCCAATTCCGGGTTCTGCCGGTGATGTTCGGGAAGGGATTCGAGGAACCTTGCCGCGTTCCTGCTCAGGCCCTTGGCTCCATTCCCACCGAGAGCACGTTTGCCGATCATGGCGGCGTAAAGGTCTATGTGATCCGGCTTAACGGCCAGGTGAGAGAAGGGGAAAGGGAGAAAAACGGGCCTTGGATCTATCACCGCCACTGTTGCACCCTTGCGTTGGGCCTGACGCATGGCCAAGGCCAGCATGGGACCTTCGTTGACGGCATCGGCGCCCAGGGCCAGAATGAAGTCCGCGTCTTCGACCTGCCGCATGGAAACGGCCACCTGCTCGTCCAGCTTTGTCACCGCAGTCTTGACCTTTTTCAAGATGGCAGGCTCCACGAAGAACCTGGGATCCGGCCAACCCGAGAGCCTGCAAAGGCGCTTGAGCGCACCCTGGGTTTCCAAGCTGCATCGAGCCGAGCCGACGCAAAGCACAGCCTCGGCTCCGGCCTCGCGGCCGATCCGGTCGAGCCTGTCGGCGGCCGCCCGAATCCCTTCCTCCCAGGGAACCTCCCGGTCGCCCACCCGCGCTTTTCGCATGCGATCGGGGTGGTTGGCGAAATCGAAACCAAAACGCCCCCGGTCACAAATGAAATAGCCGTTTACCTTTTTGTTCAAACGACCTTCCTGCCGTACCATCTCCCGGTAGCGAGCGCTGCCCGAGGTGTTGCATCCCAGGGAACAATGAATACACAAGGAAGGACCTCGTTCGAAGTCCCACCGGCGGCCCTTGAAGCGGGCGGGTTTATCCGTGTATACGCCTGTGGGGCAGAGGTCGATGAGATTCCCGGAAAAGGGGCTCTCCAAAGGCCCGCTCTGGAATCGGCCGAAATAGGTATGGTTCGCGATTTGCATGGCTCCCAGGTCGCGATAACCCGCAAAATCCTGATAAAAGCGCCGGCATCTCCAGCAGTGAATGCATCGGTTCATTTCGTGCTGCACAAAAGGACCCAGGTCCTGGTCCCGATAGGTGCGTTTCTTCCCAAGATAACGTCTGATCCCGTGGCCTGCCGAGACGGTTTCATCCTGGAGGAGGCAGTGGCCTCCTTCGTCACACACAGGGCAATCGAGGGGATGATTCAACATGAGGCATTCAATGATCCATTTTCGGAACGATACGGCCTCGGGGTCCACGGTGGAAACCACCATGCCGTCCTCGGCTTCCACCATACAACTCATTTCTATGCCTTTGACCGGACCCTCTTTGAATTTCACGGCGCACATGCGGCAGGCTCCTAAGGATCCGAGAGCCTCATGGTAGCAGAAACGGGGAATCATGATGCCGAGGCGCTCTGCGGCTTGGATCACCTTGGTTCCGGCTGGAACCTCGACTTCCCGATCGTCAATGGTCAGCTTTGGCACGAAATTTCATTCCTCCCTTTTTTCCACTGACGGCCCGCCTGACTTGAAAGGGCACTGCTTCCGGCTGATGTGTTCCTGCACCTCATCCATGAAGTACTTCAGCAGGTGGTGAACGGACGCCGCCGCCCCGGGGGCAAAGGCGCAATAAGCGTGATCCATAAACGACGCCATTTCGCGCAGCATGGGAATGAAGGATTCTTCCCCTTCTCCGTTTTCGATTCGTTGAAGCAGATCCAGGACAAAAGGCAATCCCTCCCGGCAAGGCGTGCAGAACCCGCAGGACTCGCGAACGAAAAATTGGATGAGGTTCAGAGTGACGCCGACCAGGCACGTGTCTCGATCGAAAACGATGATGGCGCCGGTGCCAAGTCGCTGCCCCGCCTTCTTCAGGGGGTCGAAGTCCATCTGGGTGTGGTAGAATTCTTTCGACATAAACCCGGTAGAGGCGCCTCCCGGCAAGCACGCCTTGAACTCCGCACCCGGGAGCATGCCTCCGGCGGGGCCTTCGATAATTTCGCTCAGGGGCGTGCCCATGGGCATCTCGTAGCAACCGGGCCGACAGACCTTCCCCGAAACGGTATAGAGCTTGGTTCCCGCTCCCTTCTCCGATTTTGCCAGGCCTTTGAAGCAATCGGGTCCGTGTCTCAGTATGTACGGCACACAGGAGAGTGTTTCGACATTGTTTACCAGAGTCGGCCGTTTCCACAGGCCCTCTTCGGTCATGTGGGGACCGCCCTTCACAGGATGCGGTCGCTTACCCTGGATGGCGTTGATCTGAGCCGTGGCTTCCCCGCAAATGTATCGGCCCGCGCTCCGATGGACGGTGATGTCGAAGGAAAACTCACTTCCCAGAATACGATCTCCGAGGTATCCGGCATTTCTGGCGACTTCAAGTTCCCTCTCGATGAGTTCCGCATCCATTTCATAAGAAGGACGGACGAAAAAGATCCCCCTTTGCGCTGAAATGGCGTAGGCCGCCAGCACGATACCCTCTATAACCAGATGAGGATCTGCATTGACCAGAACGCGATCCTTGAAGGTTCCCGGTTCCATCTCGTCCGTATTGGGCACCACATATCTCGGGAACGGAGCCGTCTCGGGAACGCCGGACCACTTGATTCCCGTGGGGAAGCCGGCGCCCCCCCGGCCCCGCAGTCCGGAGTCCTTGACCTGCTTAACCACCTCGTTCGGTTTTAGTGTCAGAACCGCTTTGGTAAGGGCTTCGTAACCGCCGCTCCGGCGATACTCATCAATCGTCGCGGGTCTGTCCGGCCTGTAGTTCTTGAGAAGTACGAGCTCGCCCATGGGAATCACCGGTCCGGTACCAAAGTGCAATGCTCTATTCTTAGCTTTTCCAAAATGTCATCGATCCTCGCCGGTGTCAGGTGGCCATAAAACTCTCCGTTGATGAGCATGGCCGGGGCGTAATCGCAATAACCGATGCAGACGGATGGTAAGACGGTAAACAGGCCGTCCTTGCTCGTTCCGCCCATGTTGATATTCAGTTTCCTGCAGAGGTAATCCACCACGGATACCTCGCCGAACATCCAGCACACCGCCCCGTCACAGGCGTGGATTACGAATCTCCCTACCGGTTCGCGATAAATGAAATCATAGAACGTGGCGAGTTCCTCGAGCTCCAGAGGCGTCAGGCCAAGAAGGGAAGCCGACTCGCAGAGCGCCTCATCGCTCATGTAGCCGTAATGATTTTGGACGGCGTACATTACGTTGACTACTTCTTCGCGGGGGTGCTCGTTCTCCTCGATCTGTTTTTGGAGCCTCTCCTTAAGTTCCTTCGGCAGCATGGGAGCATTCCTACCTGTCCGTGTCGGGCATAACGTAATCGACCGAACCGATGATGGCGATGAGGTTGGCGATGGGTTCGCCCACAGCCATCAACGGCATGGCCTGAATATGAGCAAAATCGGGTGTACGGATCCGCATCCGATAAGCCATGTTGAGACCGTCACTTACTACGTAATAGCCCTGTTCTCCTCGTGGACTTTCAGTGGTCAGGTAGGCCTCACCACGGGGGATCTTGGGGCCGCGGGTCACGTTGATAAAATGGTGGATCAGGGTCTCGATGTCTCTCAGGGTCTCATTTTTCGGGGGAATGGCGTATCGGTAATCATCGGTCACATAACGGCCCGGAGGCATCTGCGCGGCGGCCTGCTCGACGATTCGCAGGCTCTGGCGCATTTCTTCGATTCGGACCAGATACCGTGCGTAACTGTCTCCCTCGCTGAAGCAGGGAACATCGAAGTCGAACGCTTCGTAACCCGAGTACGGCATGCTCTTACGCACGTCCCAATCCAGACCGCTGCCGCGCAGGACCGGCCCAGAAATTCCCCATTCGATGGCGTCATCCAATGAGAGATAACCCACGTCACGGGTTCGGCCCTCGAAAATGGCGTTGTGCGTCAGCAGTGACTCGTACGCTTTGATGCGGTCAGGAAACACACGCACAAAGTGGTCCACGGCTTCCTTCCACCCTTCCGGAAGGTCGGCCGCCAATCCGCCCAGTCGAAACCAGGCCGGATGCAGCCGGGCGCCGGTAATGAGCTCGACGATGTCCATGATCCTTTCGCGATCGCTCACCGTGTAAAAGACGGGACTCATGGCGCCCGTGTCGTGGGCGAGTTCTCCGAGCCACATCAGATGGTTGCTGATACGAAAGAACTCCGAAAGCATCACCCGTATGAATTGGGCCCTGTCAGGAACTTTGATATCCGCCAGCGTCTCCACGGAGAGTACGTAGGACATATTGTTGGCCGCACCACTGAGGTAGTCCACCCGGTCCGTGTAGGGCATGAATTGGTGCCAGGACTGGCGTTCACCGATTTTCTCGACGCCCCGGTGGTGGTAGCCGATATCCATGTCCAGGCCGCGGATCGACTCTCCTCGGGCCAGCAGGATAAAGCGCATGAGGCCGTGGGCGCCCACGTGGTGAGGACCGATATTGAGCAGATACTCCTCGTCGCCCTGAGGGGCGAAATAGTCGCCGGCATCGAGGGGCTGGAGCCTTTCAGCATCCGCGCGGGTGTAGGGGGCCATTTCCGTCGCCCGCCCGGGAAAGCTTTTCCGCAGGCTGTGCCCTTCCCAATCGGGGGGCATGATGAGCCGGCGCAGCCTGGGATGGCCCTGGAATCCTATTCCGAAGTGATCGAACACCTCCCGTTCGTACCAGTTGGCGGAGGGCCAGATCTCCGTGATGCTTGGAGCGATGGGGTCCTTTCCGTACAGGGGGACCTTCAGACGCACCCGGCCGGCGGAATCGTAGGAAAGCAGATGATATACCAGGGTGTAGTCCGGGTATTCCTTTGGATTGCGGCGGGCGGACTCGTCAATGGCCGTCAGATCGTCCAGCCGCCGGAATTTTGGATTGGATTCCGTCTTCAGAAAACGCAAGACGTCCTTTAGAGACGCAGCTTCCACATGCAAGGTGAGCATGTCGGAAGTGTACGGCGTTTGCCGTATACGATCTCCAAACCGCTCCTTCAGAGAAGCGGCCAACCGACGGTCCCTCTCGCTGATTTCGATGCGGCGCGGAGGCGGGGTCCACATGAGATCGGAGCGGCTCTCCCAAAATGCCGGCGGCGTCACGGCCGTGCCCCGGGGCGGTGTACCGTGGTAACCGGGTCCGCGGGGTTCGCGGGACTTGGTGACTCCGTCCACGAGGATCGCTTTTTGGCTACCCTGGGTTCCTCCCGAAAGGCGGAGGATGGACCGGAGAGGTCTCTCCTCGGACGATATCTTTTTCTGAAGAAGCATCAGCCCTTGCATGACGGCTTCGGGCCGGGGAGGACACCCCGGAATATACACATCGACTGGGAGGATCTGGTCGATCCCCTGGACAACGCTATACACATCGTACATACCGCCGCAGTTGGAGCAGGAGCCCATGGACATGACCCACTTGGGTTCGGGCATCTGCTCGTACAACCGAAGGATCACAGGCGCCATTTTTTTAAAAATGGTGCCCGAAGTGATGAGAAGATCCGATTGTCGCGGAGTGCCACGCAGGACCTCGGCCCCGAATCGGCTGATGTCGTACCGCGATGTGTATGTGACCATCTGCTCGATGAAACAGCAGGAAAGACCGAAAAACATGGGCCATAGACTGTACCCGCGACACCAGTTGATAAGATCGTTGATCTTACTTTCGATAAAATCTTCAACGTCTTGTGGCGCTTTTACTCTGCCTTCTTCCAATCAAGCGCTCCTTTTTTCCAGACATAGAAGAGACTGAACAGTAGCACGACAATAAAGAACGTGATCCTCAGATAACCAATCCAGCCCAGTTGCTCGAACGCCACAGCCCAGGAAAATATGAAGGCGGCCTCCACGTCGAAAATCAAAAAGAAGATGGCCACCAGGTAAAAAGGGATAGGGTAGTGAAACCGAGCCGAACCCGTGGGGATGATGCCGCACTCGTAGGGGCGTGCTTTTTCCGGGCTTGGTTTCTTCTCCCCGAGCCGGCTACAGAAGAAAAGCAGGATCCCCGTCATCGCCAGGACCACCGCCGTGTAGGCGAAAAGACTTAGAATACCCGGTTCCCAAGGTGAGAAGCCGTTAGACACGGATCGCCTCCCTTGCGTTGGTAAGAACAGCCTTTGGATGATCAAGAGCTTAGGAACTTATCCGATTTTTTCTGCTTTCACGAACCTGTGAAAGCTTCACTCCGGATGTGGGTCATATTATACAGGTTAAATGAGAATATATATACAATCGAAGGGTGAAAGATCGAGCCGACCGCGCCATAAGGACGTTGTCGCTCACGGACTTGCGAGGGATCTTCACGACTCCCAATCCGTGTGAAACGTTCCTTCCGCATCGGTCCTTTCGTATCTGTGTGCTCCAAAATAGTCCCTCTGAGCCATGATCAGATTGGCGGGAAGTCGAATGCTCCTGTAAGAGTCGTAGTAGGCAAGCGCAGACATGAACCCTGGAACCGGAATGCCGAGTTCGACTCCGGTGCACACCACACTCCGGAGGTGTTCTTGCGCTTGCAGAAGGCGTTCGCCTATCTCCGGGGAAAGGGTCAAATTCTCCAGGTCCGGCTGCATCCGGAATGCGTGACGAATGTCTTCAAGCAGGGCGGCTCGAATGATGCACCCCCCTCTCCAGATTCGGGCCACCGCTTCCATGTCCAGGTCGTATTCGTACGTGAGGGAAGCTCTCCTCAGCAGGCTCATTCCTTGTGCATACGTTAGAAGGACGGCGGCAAAGAGCGCCTTTTCCAGCTCTTGTATGAAGATTTCCCGAATTCCAGTGAACGAGTTGGAGGGTCCCCTGAGCGCTGCGCCCGCCTTCCGGCGTTCTGAAGCGTAATCCGACATGTTCCTCATCGCGACTGCAATGTCAATTGTAGGAACAGGAACCTGCAAATCCAGCGCGTCCCTGGAGGTCCATTTACCCGTACCCTTCTGGCGGGCGCGATCGAGGATCATGTCGAGCAGAGGATTGCCGCTTTTGCCGTCTTTTTGGCCCAGGATCCGAGCCGTGATTTCGATGAGGTAACTGTCCAATATTCCCGCGTTCCATTCTTCATAGATCGATTGCAGGTGTTCAATGTCAAAACCGAGGCCCCGTCTGAGAAGATCATAACTCTCGGCAATGAGCTGAATAATCCCGTACTCGATGCCGTTGTGAACCATCTTCACATAATGTCCCGAAGACCGGGGACCGAGATAGGCAACACAGGGTTCTCCTTTTACCCGGGCGGCGGAAGGCTCCAGGATGGTTCGGACCCGTTCGAAGGCTTCTTTTGGTCCCCCCGGCATCAGACTGGGACCATGACGGGCGCCGGACTCGCCTCCCGAGACCCCCATGCCGAGGAAGAGAACGCCTTCCTTCGAAAGCGACTCTTCCCTCCTGTCGGTATCCTTGAAGTGGGAGTTTCCACAGTCGATGATCAGGTCTCCGGATTCAAGGTTTCTCACCAGTTCGCTGATCACCTCATCCACCGCATCCCCCGCTGGAACAAACAGGAGGATTGCTCGGGGTTTCTTCAGGATTCCGATGAATTCTTCCAGAGTATATCCTGCTTCAATCGATCGATGACCCGCCTCGTCGCTCATGAACAGGCGGGTCTTTTCTTCCGTCCGGTTGTAGACTGCCACGTGAAAACCCTTGTCGGCCATGTTAAGGGCAAAGTTCTTGCCCATGACCCCCAGGCCTACCAATCCGATGTCGCATGATCTGTCGGTCATGTATTCCCACCTCGTTGTTCTTCAAGCGGATCGCCGATGCCCGGACCGAGAATGCCGACGGGATCTTCACTCATAGCGATCTTCCTCCGGCGAGCGCCTCTTGAAGGATTTTCCTGAACTGAACAATCCCCCGGCGGCAGCGTCTTTCTCCAAATGCCCGATCGTTTCACGAACCGCTCTCTCATAGCCTCCCGGTTCGAGTGGTCGGGCGTCTACCCTTTCCGCCGGGCGGCGGCGCGCTTTTC is part of the Deltaproteobacteria bacterium genome and encodes:
- the nuoE gene encoding NADH-quinone oxidoreductase subunit NuoE, giving the protein MLPKELKERLQKQIEENEHPREEVVNVMYAVQNHYGYMSDEALCESASLLGLTPLELEELATFYDFIYREPVGRFVIHACDGAVCWMFGEVSVVDYLCRKLNINMGGTSKDGLFTVLPSVCIGYCDYAPAMLINGEFYGHLTPARIDDILEKLRIEHCTLVPDR
- a CDS encoding SLBB domain-containing protein; its protein translation is MGELVLLKNYRPDRPATIDEYRRSGGYEALTKAVLTLKPNEVVKQVKDSGLRGRGGAGFPTGIKWSGVPETAPFPRYVVPNTDEMEPGTFKDRVLVNADPHLVIEGIVLAAYAISAQRGIFFVRPSYEMDAELIERELEVARNAGYLGDRILGSEFSFDITVHRSAGRYICGEATAQINAIQGKRPHPVKGGPHMTEEGLWKRPTLVNNVETLSCVPYILRHGPDCFKGLAKSEKGAGTKLYTVSGKVCRPGCYEMPMGTPLSEIIEGPAGGMLPGAEFKACLPGGASTGFMSKEFYHTQMDFDPLKKAGQRLGTGAIIVFDRDTCLVGVTLNLIQFFVRESCGFCTPCREGLPFVLDLLQRIENGEGEESFIPMLREMASFMDHAYCAFAPGAAASVHHLLKYFMDEVQEHISRKQCPFKSGGPSVEKREE
- a CDS encoding NADH-quinone oxidoreductase subunit B/C/D, which translates into the protein MEEGRVKAPQDVEDFIESKINDLINWCRGYSLWPMFFGLSCCFIEQMVTYTSRYDISRFGAEVLRGTPRQSDLLITSGTIFKKMAPVILRLYEQMPEPKWVMSMGSCSNCGGMYDVYSVVQGIDQILPVDVYIPGCPPRPEAVMQGLMLLQKKISSEERPLRSILRLSGGTQGSQKAILVDGVTKSREPRGPGYHGTPPRGTAVTPPAFWESRSDLMWTPPPRRIEISERDRRLAASLKERFGDRIRQTPYTSDMLTLHVEAASLKDVLRFLKTESNPKFRRLDDLTAIDESARRNPKEYPDYTLVYHLLSYDSAGRVRLKVPLYGKDPIAPSITEIWPSANWYEREVFDHFGIGFQGHPRLRRLIMPPDWEGHSLRKSFPGRATEMAPYTRADAERLQPLDAGDYFAPQGDEEYLLNIGPHHVGAHGLMRFILLARGESIRGLDMDIGYHHRGVEKIGERQSWHQFMPYTDRVDYLSGAANNMSYVLSVETLADIKVPDRAQFIRVMLSEFFRISNHLMWLGELAHDTGAMSPVFYTVSDRERIMDIVELITGARLHPAWFRLGGLAADLPEGWKEAVDHFVRVFPDRIKAYESLLTHNAIFEGRTRDVGYLSLDDAIEWGISGPVLRGSGLDWDVRKSMPYSGYEAFDFDVPCFSEGDSYARYLVRIEEMRQSLRIVEQAAAQMPPGRYVTDDYRYAIPPKNETLRDIETLIHHFINVTRGPKIPRGEAYLTTESPRGEQGYYVVSDGLNMAYRMRIRTPDFAHIQAMPLMAVGEPIANLIAIIGSVDYVMPDTDR
- the nuoG gene encoding NADH-quinone oxidoreductase subunit NuoG; amino-acid sequence: MPKLTIDDREVEVPAGTKVIQAAERLGIMIPRFCYHEALGSLGACRMCAVKFKEGPVKGIEMSCMVEAEDGMVVSTVDPEAVSFRKWIIECLMLNHPLDCPVCDEGGHCLLQDETVSAGHGIRRYLGKKRTYRDQDLGPFVQHEMNRCIHCWRCRRFYQDFAGYRDLGAMQIANHTYFGRFQSGPLESPFSGNLIDLCPTGVYTDKPARFKGRRWDFERGPSLCIHCSLGCNTSGSARYREMVRQEGRLNKKVNGYFICDRGRFGFDFANHPDRMRKARVGDREVPWEEGIRAAADRLDRIGREAGAEAVLCVGSARCSLETQGALKRLCRLSGWPDPRFFVEPAILKKVKTAVTKLDEQVAVSMRQVEDADFILALGADAVNEGPMLALAMRQAQRKGATVAVIDPRPVFLPFPFSHLAVKPDHIDLYAAMIGKRALGGNGAKGLSRNAARFLESLPEHHRQNPELEARIEEVAEKLGTSKRPVIVCGTDIVRELTPVLAADLAYLFHQVTERTGLFYLLPGPNAFGAALLSSAQDQSAVTDTLETGKVKALVLVEQDPFRLYPDRGRLEQAMKKVECLIVLDYIPSRSAGTADVFLPTTSLFERTSSSFVNQEGRPQEARPIHRGGTPISRISGGSHPPRTFEDHIPGGDPKAAHEALDELYSALSGQNHGTLLKNLWDWLAREHPVFNAPLSSPNGDRFVPREISKDDFSFSRIGDIESGGEGMELVLTDWTFGTEELSSYSRIARRGESTPTLFLHPDDAARLGLMEGDKVALRLDGGEVVFQLGIGSSMAVGVVVAPRHRQVEWRNLTDWPAFVPDDRIHKM
- a CDS encoding NADH-quinone oxidoreductase subunit A, translated to MTGILLFFCSRLGEKKPSPEKARPYECGIIPTGSARFHYPIPFYLVAIFFLIFDVEAAFIFSWAVAFEQLGWIGYLRITFFIVVLLFSLFYVWKKGALDWKKAE
- the gndA gene encoding NADP-dependent phosphogluconate dehydrogenase, with translation MTDRSCDIGLVGLGVMGKNFALNMADKGFHVAVYNRTEEKTRLFMSDEAGHRSIEAGYTLEEFIGILKKPRAILLFVPAGDAVDEVISELVRNLESGDLIIDCGNSHFKDTDRREESLSKEGVLFLGMGVSGGESGARHGPSLMPGGPKEAFERVRTILEPSAARVKGEPCVAYLGPRSSGHYVKMVHNGIEYGIIQLIAESYDLLRRGLGFDIEHLQSIYEEWNAGILDSYLIEITARILGQKDGKSGNPLLDMILDRARQKGTGKWTSRDALDLQVPVPTIDIAVAMRNMSDYASERRKAGAALRGPSNSFTGIREIFIQELEKALFAAVLLTYAQGMSLLRRASLTYEYDLDMEAVARIWRGGCIIRAALLEDIRHAFRMQPDLENLTLSPEIGERLLQAQEHLRSVVCTGVELGIPVPGFMSALAYYDSYRSIRLPANLIMAQRDYFGAHRYERTDAEGTFHTDWES